In Deferribacter desulfuricans SSM1, the following are encoded in one genomic region:
- a CDS encoding pyruvate carboxylase, with translation MKKRKILAANRGEIAIRIFRAATELGFSTVAIYSEEDKYSLHRYKADEAYFVGKGLDPVSAYLNIDEIVDLCVRKKIEFVHPGYGFLAESYEFAEKCQKTGIKFIGPSPETIKIFGDKKIAKDLAKECGVPVIEGSDIINSLEEAKSLAKSIGYPLMIKATAGGGGRGIRIVHNEKELAENFDSAKSEAFKAFANDDVILEKYIEKPKHIEVQLLADKYGNIVHLYERDCSIQRRHQKLIEIAPAFTIPEKVLNQMYEAAIEIGKKSHLVSAATVEFLVDKNNNFYFLEVNPRIQVEHTITELVTGVDIVQSQIFIADGKKLSDKEINLKSQKDITKHGYSIQCRITTEDPENNFMPDTGTLEVYRSASGFGIRLDAGNAYTNAKITPYYDSLLVKVSSWAITFEQAAKKMLRALSEFRVRGVKTNIQFLENVISHPNFLSGNFDTTFVDNTKELFVFRKRRDRATKALKFLGNNIVNNPSNAKIPDDMVLPEIKPPVIKYGEKIPAGTRDILLRRGVEGVLDFIQKSKETLFTDTTFRDAHQSLLATRLRTFDMLQIADAYAHHMHHLFSLEMWGGATFDVAYRFLKESPWERLRLLKDKIPNILFQMLIRASNAVGYTNYPDNVVKKFIELSAKNGIDVFRIFDCFNWTAQIIPVIEEVKKQGKIAEAAICYTGDILDTKRDKYSLKYYVNLAKELADAGTDILAIKDMAGLVKPYAAKKLIKAIKEETGLPIHFHTHDTSGNGESAILMAIESGADIVDAAISSMSGLTSQPNLNSIVAALDNTEHQSSIDKEWAQKISDYFERVRRYYFPFESGLKAATAEVYEHEIPGGQYSNLVVQVEALGLLDRWEEVRKMYKEVNEALGDIIKVTPSSKVVGDLALFLVRNNLTINDLYEKGDTLSFPDSVVSFFKGYLGQPYGGFNEKLQKIVLKDEKPITCRPGELLEPFDFEKAKKELESKFKNHSFTDEDLISYALYPKVFEDYIKFVDEYGDGAIFDTKSFFYPLKPGEEISVDIEEGKTLIIKYIGVSEVDEKGYRRLFFELNGQPRTVSVKDEKISDIIKSNVKGDITNPKHICATMPGKIVKIFVKEGDEVKKGDLLVITEAMKIETKINANCDGKVEELLLHEGDKIEAGDLILKLS, from the coding sequence ATGAAAAAAAGAAAAATACTTGCAGCAAACAGAGGTGAAATTGCAATAAGGATTTTTAGAGCAGCAACAGAATTAGGTTTTAGCACAGTTGCAATTTACTCAGAAGAAGATAAATACTCACTACACAGGTACAAAGCTGATGAAGCTTATTTTGTTGGAAAAGGTTTAGACCCTGTTTCTGCTTATTTAAATATAGATGAGATTGTAGATTTATGCGTCAGGAAAAAAATAGAGTTTGTTCACCCAGGATACGGCTTTTTGGCTGAATCTTATGAATTTGCAGAAAAATGTCAAAAAACTGGCATAAAATTTATAGGACCCTCTCCAGAAACTATAAAAATTTTTGGAGACAAAAAGATAGCAAAAGATCTTGCCAAAGAATGTGGAGTGCCAGTTATTGAAGGTTCAGACATAATAAACTCTCTTGAAGAAGCAAAATCTTTAGCTAAATCTATAGGCTATCCACTCATGATAAAAGCGACTGCTGGAGGTGGTGGAAGAGGTATTAGAATTGTACATAATGAAAAAGAATTAGCAGAAAACTTTGATTCTGCAAAATCTGAAGCTTTTAAAGCCTTTGCAAATGATGATGTAATATTAGAAAAGTATATAGAAAAACCAAAACATATAGAAGTTCAACTTTTAGCAGACAAATATGGAAATATTGTACACCTTTATGAAAGGGATTGTTCTATACAGAGAAGGCATCAAAAATTAATAGAAATAGCACCAGCTTTTACCATACCAGAAAAAGTATTAAACCAAATGTATGAAGCCGCAATTGAAATAGGTAAAAAATCTCATTTAGTTAGTGCTGCCACAGTGGAATTTTTAGTAGATAAAAATAACAATTTCTATTTTTTAGAAGTAAACCCAAGAATACAGGTTGAACATACCATTACAGAGTTAGTCACTGGGGTAGATATCGTTCAATCACAGATTTTTATTGCCGATGGTAAAAAACTTTCGGATAAAGAAATAAATTTAAAAAGTCAAAAAGATATCACTAAACACGGTTACTCAATTCAGTGTAGAATTACAACCGAAGATCCAGAAAATAACTTTATGCCAGACACAGGAACATTAGAAGTTTATAGATCAGCATCTGGCTTTGGTATAAGATTAGATGCAGGAAACGCATATACAAACGCAAAAATTACCCCCTATTACGATTCTTTATTAGTAAAAGTTTCATCTTGGGCTATTACTTTTGAACAAGCTGCTAAAAAAATGCTTAGAGCTTTAAGTGAATTTAGAGTTAGAGGTGTAAAAACAAATATTCAATTTTTAGAAAATGTGATATCGCATCCGAACTTTTTGTCTGGTAACTTCGATACAACATTTGTAGATAATACAAAAGAACTTTTCGTTTTTAGAAAAAGGCGAGATAGAGCAACAAAAGCACTTAAATTTTTAGGGAATAACATAGTTAATAACCCTTCTAATGCCAAAATTCCTGATGATATGGTTTTGCCAGAAATTAAACCTCCTGTAATCAAATATGGTGAAAAAATACCAGCTGGAACAAGAGATATTCTACTTAGGAGAGGTGTCGAAGGGGTTTTAGATTTTATACAAAAGTCAAAGGAAACTCTGTTTACAGATACTACCTTTAGGGATGCTCACCAATCACTTCTTGCTACAAGACTTAGGACTTTTGACATGCTCCAAATAGCCGATGCCTACGCTCATCATATGCATCATCTTTTTTCTCTTGAAATGTGGGGTGGAGCTACCTTTGATGTGGCTTACAGATTTTTAAAAGAGTCTCCATGGGAAAGGTTAAGATTACTAAAAGATAAAATTCCAAATATACTTTTTCAAATGCTTATTAGGGCTTCAAATGCCGTAGGTTATACAAATTATCCTGATAATGTGGTAAAAAAATTCATAGAGTTGTCAGCTAAAAATGGTATTGATGTTTTTAGGATTTTTGACTGTTTCAACTGGACAGCTCAAATTATCCCTGTAATCGAAGAGGTAAAAAAACAAGGTAAAATCGCCGAAGCTGCAATTTGTTATACTGGAGATATATTAGATACAAAAAGAGATAAGTATTCGCTTAAGTATTATGTAAACTTAGCAAAAGAGCTTGCTGATGCTGGGACAGATATTTTGGCAATAAAAGACATGGCTGGATTGGTAAAACCTTATGCAGCCAAAAAACTAATTAAAGCGATAAAAGAGGAAACAGGCTTGCCTATACATTTTCATACACATGATACAAGTGGTAATGGAGAAAGTGCCATACTTATGGCTATAGAATCAGGCGCTGATATTGTTGATGCAGCAATTAGTTCCATGAGTGGATTAACAAGTCAGCCAAACTTAAACTCCATAGTAGCAGCTTTGGACAATACAGAACATCAATCCTCGATAGACAAAGAATGGGCTCAAAAAATCTCTGACTATTTTGAAAGGGTCAGAAGGTATTACTTCCCATTTGAAAGTGGATTAAAAGCAGCAACTGCAGAAGTATATGAGCATGAAATCCCAGGTGGCCAATATTCAAACCTTGTAGTTCAGGTGGAAGCCTTAGGTTTACTTGATAGATGGGAAGAAGTAAGAAAAATGTACAAAGAAGTAAATGAAGCTCTTGGTGATATAATAAAAGTTACACCATCATCAAAAGTAGTGGGTGATTTAGCACTTTTCTTAGTAAGAAACAATCTAACAATTAATGACTTGTACGAAAAAGGGGACACCCTATCCTTCCCTGATTCAGTTGTAAGTTTTTTTAAAGGTTATTTAGGCCAACCTTATGGAGGATTTAACGAAAAATTGCAAAAAATTGTACTTAAAGATGAAAAACCTATTACATGCCGTCCTGGTGAGCTTTTAGAACCTTTTGACTTTGAAAAAGCTAAAAAAGAATTAGAGTCAAAATTTAAAAATCACAGTTTTACAGACGAAGATTTGATCTCTTATGCACTTTATCCGAAGGTTTTTGAAGACTATATCAAGTTTGTGGATGAATATGGTGATGGAGCTATTTTTGATACAAAATCATTCTTTTATCCATTGAAGCCTGGTGAAGAGATTAGCGTTGATATAGAAGAAGGGAAAACTCTAATTATTAAATACATTGGGGTAAGTGAAGTTGACGAAAAAGGTTATAGAAGACTGTTTTTTGAGTTAAATGGTCAACCAAGAACAGTATCTGTAAAAGATGAAAAAATCTCTGACATTATTAAATCTAATGTTAAAGGAGATATTACTAACCCAAAACATATCTGTGCCACAATGCCAGGCAAAATTGTAAAAATATTTGTAAAAGAAGGTGATGAAGTTAAAAAAGGTGATTTATTAGTTATCACAGAAGCAATGAAAATTGAAACAAAAATAAATGCTAACTGTGATGGAAAAGTAGAAGAGCTCCTCCTGCACGAGGGGGATAAAATAGAAGCTGGCGATTTAATCCTGAAGCTGTCCTAA
- a CDS encoding mechanosensitive ion channel family protein codes for MDWNVYRGILIGYTIKVVLAILIIIVGRFLSKKISKLAGLGLKKANADEMLVDFLSDLLYYALFIISVVIALNTLGFKTTSLAAIIGAATLAIGLSLQSNLSNFGSGVLILLTKPFKVGDFVEVGGISGSVQKISIFNTELLTPDNKKIIVPNSSIIGNPITNFSANDTRRVDLTIGISYESDIKKAKAILEKIVNSDGRILKEPACTIAVAELADSSINIVVRPWVKASDYWAVKFDLLERIKERFDAEGVVIPYPQMDVHVKKD; via the coding sequence ATGGACTGGAATGTTTATAGGGGTATTTTGATTGGCTATACAATAAAAGTTGTTTTGGCTATTTTAATAATCATTGTGGGTAGGTTTTTATCAAAGAAAATTTCAAAGCTTGCTGGTTTGGGTTTGAAAAAAGCAAACGCTGATGAGATGCTTGTAGATTTTTTATCTGATTTACTCTATTATGCACTTTTTATAATTTCAGTTGTAATTGCTTTAAATACTCTTGGGTTTAAGACTACATCTTTAGCTGCTATTATTGGTGCTGCCACTCTTGCTATTGGTTTATCATTGCAGAGTAATTTGTCAAATTTTGGTTCTGGAGTATTGATATTATTGACAAAGCCTTTTAAGGTTGGGGATTTTGTAGAAGTTGGTGGTATTTCGGGTAGTGTTCAGAAAATTTCTATCTTCAATACTGAATTATTAACTCCTGATAACAAAAAGATTATTGTGCCAAACTCAAGTATTATAGGTAATCCCATCACAAATTTTTCTGCAAATGATACTAGGCGTGTCGATCTAACAATTGGGATTAGCTATGAATCTGATATTAAGAAGGCAAAGGCTATTTTAGAGAAAATAGTAAACAGTGATGGAAGGATTTTAAAAGAACCTGCGTGCACAATTGCAGTTGCTGAGCTTGCTGATAGCTCTATCAATATTGTTGTAAGGCCTTGGGTAAAAGCTTCTGATTATTGGGCTGTCAAGTTTGATTTGTTAGAAAGGATAAAAGAGAGATTTGATGCAGAGGGTGTTGTAATCCCTTATCCTCAGATGGATGTCCATGTAAAGAAAGATTAG